DNA from Solanum stenotomum isolate F172 chromosome 3, ASM1918654v1, whole genome shotgun sequence:
agagaaaatgaaaaaatgaagacttgagaatgaaatattCATACCTTCATGTACTTCTTTTTTCTTACATGTTAGTTCATTCACAAaccaatatgatgaagaagagaaaaggtgatcttgaatgtgaatcttcatgaaactaagtatatatgaatttataggCAACATAGAGGAAATACCATAAGATAtcataaaattacaaatttaagtttggaggttatggacataaaaattatgagagttatgaatattattaaaagttaaaattaaagagagataAGTCATGGGTAATAACTCCttgtgaataaattaaaaaatacttaaaatataagaaaatattatcattttatgatTAGAAGTgagacaaacaaataaaaaaatgtgaatagtttttgttataaatgttcatccatcaataaaatattatttgtataaattaagtaattacttttacaataaaataattaatttaatttttttaaaggacaaaaaaaaggagaaaaaaggatGAATGCAAATTGAAGTGTCACAtcactttatttttgtttttcctttattATATATGTAGATACTAAATAATGGTTATGATTATCGATTACTTAGTAGAATTGTGAATAAATAGGGGCTAGGCTCCATCCCCATCACACTTCCATCTTCTTCACGACAATCACAAAAATGTGACAAATTCACATAATTACGAATAGGATATCATTCTTTTCTCCTGAAATATTAAGAATATGGTATTGAAgttgatatttattttcttccatATAAAATAATTGCTCTCTAATTGTatgatatggttgtttgaaATGTAGATTAAGGGTACTAGCTTTTTGAAATTACCCCCACAATTGTACTACTAAAAGAAAGGTTGATTTTTCTGTTTACACTTTAATATATCTATGACATGTTTGAAAAGTCACCTGATAATTGAAATTAGTGTAATTATTATGGTAGTAACTATTAGCCAAGTAATTACACGGCCCAGTAATTACACTGACATGTTTGTTTGCCACATCGTAATTACACATGTACTATTTGGATgcacaattattttgaaaatttattaattaataaacatatgttcttaactaatattatgtaATAATggttgatttatatttttcaaatagtatatttcaattgaattaatcataaacatcaaaagtacaAGATTTCTATGAACATCATAAAATACATGCTTgacaaaaagattaatattataaataaaatgacataaattattaaaatatttgacaaaaagataatatatcaagtctaactaaaaaataaattacttgcAATGTGAAGTCTCAAGTCAATACTaccaaaacaaatgaaattgagaacataacataagttctaaattcaaaaaggaaaaaattaacataatacTTTTATGTCGaatttcaacataacatacataaatatgatttaaaagaaaaggaaaatgtaaGTTTACAAACTAAATCAACAAtgaattctactttaatttaaaaattagaatacaaataatattatgctaatgaagaaaataaacatagcacaaaaaatagataatacaaaaaattgcaTGGAATCACATGAAGTAAAGGTTGAAATTGAcaaggaaatgaaatataaaaaataatatataaaaaaacaaacttttagaaaaatttagaataataaaaatataaaagaatttaaaataatagaaatacaaaataaattaaaatgaaaaaataaaaatataaataaaagaagaaattataAAGTAATCATCTTGTAATTACACCATCTAATTGTCAGCAATTCACAACACTTCCTATGAATTAGAGAGTGTAATTACTCCTTGTCAATTACACTCGCATGACCAATCAAACCGGTTagacaatgtaattacaccaaatcTAATTATCATGGTGACTTTTCAAACATGCCCTATATGTATTGTGTTTGTGCTTATTTTTGGGTAAGATTTTAGATTTGATGTGTTTAGACTTTAGAGTTATTTATAGTAacactaattttgaaaattttggtaTAACTCATACTTTATCATGTTATGTTGTAGTTGTACAAATAGCCATATATTTATTATCTGATCACACATTACACCTAACTAAATTTAATTGTTCTATCAAGTTTAGACAATCTTTGTTATTTTGTAATGAACAATCAATTTATTTGAGTAGGTTATTTATTTCAACTAATATATGCTAGTCGAATTGGGACTACCAATACACATAAAGTCAAATAAGTAATAATAGAGCAAACAAGGGCTAAAATATATGCTAGTAGAATTGGGACTACCAATACACATAAAGTATCTAAGTAATAATAGAGCAAACAAGGGCTAAaaatgcttttaaaaaaaaaaagttctattAACCCACTTGTCGATATGATTTTAGTGAAATGTCAAAACTACGCTTAGTCCTTCCAATTTTCATCTTTGCATTGGGATTTGAGTTGAACTCTTTTTTGTGGTGTTAAGGTAATAGCTATGAATATTCACCAATTTATGGGAAAGAGTAGAAAAATAGTACTTCCTCCGTCCCTGTTTAGttgtccatattttcttttttagttgtccctatttagttgtccattttgacaaatcaagaaaggacaacaaattttttcctattatacccttatttacacttcttgaaaattgtaaaaatatatgttgtttccctccaatttatttcacttgaattcaaagaagTGGTTGTAACtttaaagtgaaaagttgtcataagggtaaaattgtaacttcactgtgctaatcattattgccttaatctgtgtatCATTTCTAAAGtgaacaactaaaaagggacagagggagtacatCTAAGCCCAATTCCTTGATGAAAAAAGTTATCAcctttaaatcatcaaaaagaagaaaagaaaaaagctcGAAAGGGACCACACATCAACGACTCATAATTgacaaatgaaatatattaaaagtcGTTCTATGGACAAATCACCAAAACGCTTCATCACAACCAACTAGCTTGCGACATAACTCAATTTTGAACCCTCATACTAATCAACTAtaattccaaaataaatataattagagtatttggattttggatttagttatttgaagtgtttttaaatcaaaatagtttttaagcATTTTCGTGTGTTTGGATGAATTTAAAAAGTGCACCGCttgtttttaagttaaaaagccaaaaataaagtaacaatcataaattaaaaactttgatttttgacttttggcttataagtcaACTTTCCGGGATCTTAATTGGGACCGCAATAAAATCACGTGTTTGGTTCTCTTCTttgtttaaattgttgtatGTTGTTcccattttaataaataaaccaTGATGAATGAAAGTAACTCAGAGTTTCCTCTTCTTTCCAACAACATCGAATGTTGCGATGTAGGTGAGGTTATTGAAGAGACAAAGAAGCAACTAGAGTTAGCAGGACCTTTGGTTCTTGTGAGTTTTTTGCAGTACTTTTTGCAGATGATATCGATCATGTTTGTTGGTCGTCTTGGAGAGCTTTCTCTTTCAAGTGCAACTTTAGCCTCTTCTTTTGCTGGAGTAACTGGTTTCAGCTTCATGGTAAGAAGCTAAATGCTACTTAGAACTTACATTACATTCTATCAGTTATATGACTTAATTCGatcatgtaattttattttattttcgtaTGGATAGATGGGAATGGGAAGTGCATTGGAGACATTATGCGGACAAGCTTATGGGGCAAAACAATATCATATGCTTGGGATACATATGCAAAGAGGAATGCTTGTATTGATGGCCATTAGCATACCTATATCGATTATATGGGCATTCGCGGGGCATATATTTGCTATTTGTGGACAGGACATGGAAGTTTCTGTCCATGCCGGATTATATGCTCGTTGGTTGATTCCAAGCATTTTTCCTTATGGACTCCTCCAATGCCAACTGAGGTTCCTGCAAACACAAAGCAGACTTAAACCACTGGTGATCAGCATTAGTTTTACGAGTTTAATTCATGTGTTGTTGTGTTGGACACTGGTTTTCAGATTGGGAATGGGAATCAAAGGAGCTGCGCTCTGTAATGCCATATCTTATTGGATCAATGTGCTGATTTTGGCGCTTTATATAAGGTTTGCATCATCATGCAAGGAAACATGGACAGGATTCTCCAAGGAGGGTGCAATAAACCTTGTCAGTTTTCTATCATTAGCTATTCCGTCAGCACTTATGGTCTGGTTAGTTCGCGGGTCATTAttcttatatcattttttttaattgtttgcTCTCTTACTTATCACATTAGCAAAAAGATCCTAAACTTCCTTCTCTCTCTTTCACCCCTCAATCTGATATGAACTTTTTGAATTGGGACCAAGCTTGGAGCAATGGGCATATGAGTTTATGGTGCTCATGTCGGGGCTGCTTCCTAATCCAAAGCTCGAGACATCTATGATGGCGATCAGGTTTAGTACACAATGTCAAGAGCTTCTTCATCGATAACAAATATAGAGACCAACAAATTAAAGGGGTTGATGACTTTGAGTTGGAATTTTCGCATCAAGATTAATTTGATCCAATTCATCACagatgttaatttttttttttatctttcctCAGCCAAAGTACCAGTTCTCTGGTCTTCAGGATTCCCTTCGGATTTGGTAGTGCAGTAAGGTAACTTGCCACAAAATCATCTTTTCTTTCTACAAGATATATACacgaaaagaataaaattttatcatGTTGTTTGTTCTCTGTCTTGTGGAAAAGTACACGGGTATCGAATGAATTGGGGGGAGGGAGACCTAAAGCAGCCATGTTAGCAGCACGTATCGTCCTGCTTCTTGCTGTGCTACAGGGCCTATTACTAAGTGGAATAGCAGTTGCAGCAAGAAATGTGTGGGGATATATATACACTAACGAAGATGAAGTGGTGAAATATCTGTCCACGATTATGCCAGTGCTTGCACTGTCCAATTTCATGGATGGAATCCAAGGGGTTCTTTCAGGTTTGAACTCCAAACTACCTAATTGTAGCCATATCCTTGTGATCCAAAAAAAAGTTCAACACTATAGTTGCCTAAATACAAAAATTTAGTGCATTGATGATAACTTTAACTCCAGGTACTGCGAGAGGATGTGGTTGGCAGAAACTTGGTGCACTAGTCAATCTAGGAGCCTATTATCTTGTTGGACTTCCTTGTGCAGTCATTTTAACCTTTGTCTTCCACATTGGAGGAAAGGTAACAAATTTTTCACTTGCAAATGTTCGTATTGTTAGTGGTACTAGATAGTGTAAGAGCtcatattgtttcttttttatggcATGATGATGGTAGCAGGGTCTTTGGACAGGGATCATCAGTGGTAGTGGTCTTCAAGCTTTACTTCTTCTACTTATTACGTTGCGCACAAATTGGGAGCTTCAGGCAAGTTCAAAATTTAATCTAATTTAGTTACAAACTATATATCCTTCGCTACTATTTTAATTGTATTGTAGTAAAACAAGAAACACTATTGTTCTGACCACGAACTCTATAATTTTTTATCAGGCAACGAAGGTCATGCGGCATGTGTAGGCTACAGGTTTCCAAAACATGTATGAATTATTTGAATGCACCTTAACTATTTCATCCAAATACTTATTACCTCCCATAAGCACATACCAAAAAAAGTTGCCCATTATTAGAGGAAAAGTACGATAGCAAGCAGTATGATTTGTGATTAAACATAacgttaatttaaaaaaaaatattgattcacGCATCTAAATTTTGTAGCAACAAATATATTGACTGGTACGATGGTTGTTATATTTAATGGAGACTTTTTTTGTTAGGCTGGTATCTCACTAATTAGGTGTAAAACGCTCGTATAGAAGAACTCGTCATTATCATGATTCAAATTTAAGACATATAACTAAGAATAAAAAGATCTTTAATTATTTCACCACACTCTTCACGGTTGTTTGGGAGCTTAAATGACTTAAAGAAGGTGAGCttccaaatgtttttttttacatgaaAGTAGTAATTGTCTACGATCATTCCAAATCAGGAtgatcattccttttttttaaaaaataattataacgaTACAGGATCATTTATATACAATAGTATTATCAGTGGGTTCAAGTTATAAATAACCATGGCGACcgtcaataataataattattatttcttttcattataTCCTTAACAAGTTATTTTGAGGTAATATTCCAAACAAAAAGTATACTCTATTAAATTTTTATCTACTTACAAGAAAATTTTCCACTTATTTTCAATTTAACAAGCTACTTATTACTCATATATATAAGACTAAAACTATAACAATTTTGAAAacactaaataaataaataaataaaattagtaaaataataaataaataaaaatgctCTAACCTAACTTTTGTGTATACcaagtaaaaaggaaaataaatacacaattttgtatactacaaaaaattaaactaagtaCTACTCTCCCGTCTCATAATAGTTgatcatcttactaaaaatagttgtctcataaattcatattagttgtccatcttactaaatcaagaaaacattaatcaaaattttcatatattacccttgtatttaattctttttgaaagtgttcacatttatttgtaaaattcaCAAGAAGTTTTTAAGGGGTggattagtaattttttttttttatgatttcttaatatgcatgtaaaaaggaaaatgataaaataatatggaTCGGAGagaatatttaaaaactataaatagattGTCTAAATTATTgacaattttaaataattctcaaatctatataataatataaagctAAATGATAGGACTACTGATGTGGCATGCTTCTAAAGCCAggattcatatttatttattttgacattttttttatttatcacttattttgtaactaaataaaaaataatattatacattaaatattttacaataaatattgCTGAAAATTAATGCTGTTCATATCTTTTAAAACCTTTCTCAATTCCTTCTTTTACGTTGGTTTTTTCTCCCCTTAATCTCACAATTAATGTCATTCATATCTTTTCCTTAAATTGCTCCATTTCTTTcctgttttacttatttaatccATTCCAAGTAAGGTAAAAATCTTACTACATCTTTCCTTCCTAATTTGATTATACTCATCAAGTAAGTAAAAATCTTACTACATTATTTCttccttattttattatattcatCAAGTAAATTAAAATCTTATTACATTATTTCTTTATTANTAACAAGTTATTTTGAGGTGATATTCCAAACAAAAAGTATACTCTATTAAATTTGTATCTACTTACAAGAaaattttccacatattttcaatttaacAAGTTACTTATTACTCATATATATAAGACTTAAAACTATAACAAttttgaaaacaataaataaataaataaaattagtaaaataataaataaataaaaatgctCTAACCTAACTTTTGTGTATACcaagtaaaaaggaaaataaatacacaattttgtatactataaaaaaataaactaagtaCTACTCTCCCATCTCATAATAGTTgatcatcttactaaaaatagttgtctcatagattcatattagttgtccaccttactaaatcaagaaagcaTTAATCAAACTTTTCATATATTACCCTTGTAATTAATTCCTTTTGAAAGTGttcacatttatttgtaaaattcgCAAGAAGTTTTTAAGGGGTATAttagtaaatttttatttttgtttgatttcttaatatgcgtgtaaaaagaaaaatgataaaataatatggaTCGGAGagaatatttaaaaactataaatatattgtctaaattattgacaattttaaataattctcaaatctatataataatataaagctAAATGATAGGACTACTGATGTGGCATGCTTCTAAAGCCAggattcatatttatttattttgacattttttttatttatcacttattttgtaactaaataaaaaataatattatacattaaatattttacaataaatattgCTGAAAATTAATGCTGTTCATATCTTTTAAAACCTTTCTCAATTCCTTCTTTTACGTTGGTTTTTTCTCCCCTTAATCTCACAATTAATGTCATTCATATCTTTTCCTTAAATTGCTCCATTTCTTTcctgttttacttatttaatccATTCCAAGTAAGGTAAAAATCTTACTACATCTTTCCTTCCTAATTTGATTATACTCATCAAGTAAGTAAAAATCTTACTACATTATTTCttccttattttattatattcatcaagtaaattaaaatcttattacattatttctttattatttgattatatttattgtatatttCTATTGAGTTTTAAGTTTCATACATCATCCATCTAAGGCTCATGGATATTTTATCTGACAAAGTGAAATTAGGAtgaaatttcaagtttgaatttggcaaaaatgatcaTTTCATTTCTGAGTAAGATAGTTTTTCATCAGCCTCCATTTGTATTTATTCGTATTTGTAAATCATCATCTTCCTATATTTCTTTATTCCTCTTTCAGTATgagattttatttatgtatattaattatTGGAAAATCAAATTACTATTATACCCGATCTTCATGAAGTACATGATTTTCAAAGAAAACTGTATTTTCTAATTCACATATTTTTGTTGGTTTAACTTAGCATATATTGTTTCTTTTGCAGGGCAAAATTttcatgaaacataaaatcAAAGCACACAGTCTATCATGATAAGATGATGATCATTGAAACACTATTTCtagattattttctttaaaaaatttcatcaatatGCAAGGTTGGTTTATTTgtgattaaataattttttttgttttatataaattttttattactgtAAGTATTTGAATGAGAGCTTTAGAAGATATAATGTGGTATAAGAAAattcatatttcttttcattaGGATTGTATtgctataaaaatatataattttgggGATTGAAAAGCTGATGTATCACTTATTTTGTCCAAGAAATATCATTATCTTCTCTCCCCCTTATTTCTGTtgtctttttttctattttttgtacttatttatttaatatttttaaaaaattgttgatcCTATGTTATTATATATTGCAATAATTTATATGTATACATAATAATATAGTTAAGGAATATAGAAAGTTATTTAAGACCTCTCTTTGGCCAAAAAATACAATtgcaatatattttttggacttttttctatttattttcatttatgtgctatataaaaaatattaataatatcaCTCGTTTAACTCTTTTAATTGTACTAAATATGCAATATAAGAAGTTAGAagaatcttttttaaaaaaactctaatATAAAAATCAGtgctctttatttttattattcccACAATTTTGTATTATCATAGCTCCTTAAATAATTATTAGTCATAGTCATGATATTATTTGTActtgatatatttatattttagtttgacttgaataataaaataaaagttattgAATGGTGATCGGCTTGTGTCTATGGATGTTgacaaaaactcaaaaaattgtGCAatggttttgtattttttcttctaattttcaaTGAATAAGGTTGTAGAAAATTTCTCTTTATTTGTAAGACTTTGTAGAAATTATCACATTagccttttaattttttatgttttcgaTACGTActtattatattcatattttagtttgacttgaataataaataaaggcTATTGAATGGTGATCGACTTGTGTGTATGGGTGTTGATAGGAGCTCGAAATTTTTTGCattgatttcatatttttccttataatttattttggttaaaaatagTAACTTATGACTTTGTTGAAAGTCATCTAACTACTAATCGAAGATTTTCCTCTATcaatcaattttatatatatatataccactaatatctatattatatttcatataaattttattatatttaatattttaagtaattttttctcttttttttaatgttcttctttcattttttgcattaattatttgtttaataattttaaaatctatcatatttattatattcaattataaTTCATGGGATACAAAAAAGCCTCCATCTTTTTACATTTTCCACTTAAATAACATGCCTTCTCAACTTCCTTCTATCTAATTCTTATGACTCAAAcaatctataaataaaaatcatatatgGAATTGTTTGATATTCATTTTCATGTtttccttctctcttttttattaatatattttatttcatttttgtttgttttttcttcattttcttcatcgATCATGTATTTAATAACTAAAAGAGAGAACATAGAAAAAGTGATGCGGAAATATGCATGGCCACCATGTTCATGAAGatcatatatatgttttacataatatCTTTTTGTGTCATAGTAGCCAAACACAAGGACAAGGTGACGACATTTTTTTATGACAGTATCATATTAGTTTTGTACAAGTTTggcaaaatgaagaagaaatttagtGGCGGTGGAAGTTTCATCAAGAGAGATGATCAGATTACTTTGATAGAATTGAAGTTTGAATGATTTAGAATATATAGAGATACACTTATTGTTGcttatttttaacaatttgaattagttattttttcaaatataagttATGTATTCTCCAAGAACAATATTGTTTGAAAAAGTCTGGAGTGTTAcatatataattctttttttatacaGGGTAAATgttaacttcttcttcttctaaaataATGTATTGATTTTTCTGGGAAAAAAATTGGTGATTCTTAAAAgtttatctatctatctatctatataatAATTGTTGGACTAGAATAGTGTGGTATTTTCTCTCTTTACTTTGgtaaatttttttcctttttcttcctACTTATTATTGaacttattataaaaataaatgtctcaataactttatttcaaattgtcttATCATTTTCTATGATTaatattcattattttgtttCATAATGTACAAATGTCAAAATATTAAAGTCACATTCTTAATCTTCTTAATTACAATGACTCTTCATTCTTAGGAATTTGTATATTGAATGTagtatttatttgaaatatgaaatatactctttaatatttttgtatataagcTAAGCAAAACTAGAAGAATTAGGAATTTGTGTAtgccattttttttcaattttttcggCATagctaattctttttttttgtgtgtatttttatatgtattttctttcttaccttaatttgtttttaaattttaattaattgtttttagtgattttgatatgataaTTCTTTAGGTTGGTGAATAGACGAATACTAGAAAGTAAGTAGTGATGAAGTTATAATAAAGAGGAGGAAGAAATtcgaattaaaaaaatattgatgtaaaaaactaataatttcAATTAAAGAGTATGTACCTTATAGATGACTTGGAATAACAATTGttacaaaatatagatatatttaattaatttttcatagCTTATCTTTTATGATTTAgtataaaactttattttaattcttttcataaccgcgcgaagcgcggccAAATACACTATTACAAACATAAATAAGAAAACTTAACTGATAAATTTAGAATATTACTATTGTTATTTCACATAAACTATAAGTCTAGAACTATAACAGTCTACatttattgattaatttttaaaaggaaaCGTATCTGGAAAATacgaaaaagaacaaaaaatacaaaaagttaTGCCTTGACTGAGGTTCAAACTCGGATTCACAGAGTGAAGTTGAACTCATTCACCATTGATGCACGCCACTCATTGTGTAAAGAGTGGgttcatttaatttatatacacaACTTtacaattaatttatatataatataaaaaaattcgatGAATTGAACCTACTTCAATCACCGTGGCTCCGCCCTGAGTATCCCCTAATTAcgatgaaaataaaatgaagttctctttttatattttccatttAGTTTTTGGTGCCctattaaaatttcaattaaatttgaatcacGCACCGCAGATTTTCAACATGATGTTTACTATATTCAAAATTCGAATCCAAAACCTTCAATTAATGGTGGAACAATTTTGTTACTGCATCACAACTcatattgatgaaaataaaaagaagttgctataataatattattgaacttgacataaaatataagaaagaaaataagacttttaaaattgtgatttaaacaaatctatatatataataaatgagAAACATAGATaaggtgatgtgacacctctctatggccTTCATttgcatttatcttttttctcctttttttttgttctttttttaaaaaaattaattattgtattgtaaaagtaattacttaatttattacaaataaatattttattaatggatGAATGTTTACAACAAAAACTCTtcacattcttttttatttgtttgtctcACTTCTAATCagaaaatgataatattttaagtattttttaatctattcaCAAGGAGTTATTACCCATGACTTACCtctcttaaattttaatttttaataatattcacaACTCTCATAATTTTTATGTCCATAACCTCCAAACTCAAATTTGTAAATTTATGATGTCTTATGGTATTCATCTATTTTGCCTATCAATTCATACTTAGTTTCATGaagattcacattcaagagtaccttttcttcttcatcatattggtTTTTAAATGAACTAACATGTAAGAAAAAAGAAGTATACGAaggtaagaaatatttcattctcaagtctttattttttcatttgttctattttgtatctatataaattcatatttagtttcatgaaaattcacattttaaattatcatttctcttctttatcatattgtttgtGAATTATCTAACatgtaagaaaaaaagaagtacatgaag
Protein-coding regions in this window:
- the LOC125857913 gene encoding protein DETOXIFICATION 16-like, whose amino-acid sequence is MMNESNSEFPLLSNNIECCDVGEVIEETKKQLELAGPLVLVSFLQYFLQMISIMFVGRLGELSLSSATLASSFAGVTGFSFMMGMGSALETLCGQAYGAKQYHMLGIHMQRGMLVLMAISIPISIIWAFAGHIFAICGQDMEVSVHAGLYARWLIPSIFPYGLLQCQLRFLQTQSRLKPLVISISFTSLIHVLLCWTLVFRLGMGIKGAALCNAISYWINVLILALYIRFASSCKETWTGFSKEGAINLVSFLSLAIPSALMVCLEQWAYEFMVLMSGLLPNPKLETSMMAISQSTSSLVFRIPFGFGSAVSTRVSNELGGGRPKAAMLAARIVLLLAVLQGLLLSGIAVAARNVWGYIYTNEDEVVKYLSTIMPVLALSNFMDGIQGVLSGTARGCGWQKLGALVNLGAYYLVGLPCAVILTFVFHIGGKGLWTGIISGSGLQALLLLLITLRTNWELQATKVMRHV